A portion of the Salinigranum marinum genome contains these proteins:
- the hisD gene encoding histidinol dehydrogenase, with amino-acid sequence MEVRSVGTLDPSERQSVLNRDTGIDEIRPDVREIVETVRTDGDDALREFSRRFDGVEVESLDITAAAERAADSIDAAVREAIEAAIDNVRTFHERQVRTDWTDSFGGVTLGRQFRPIERVGAYVPGGSAAYPSTAVMTVVPAKVAGVEEVAVVTPPADELNPVTLAALGLTGADEVYSVGGAQAIAGLAYGTETVPAVEKIVGPGNRWVAAAKAEVRGDVAIDMIAGPTEVLVVADETANPRFVAAELVGQAEHDPHSSAVAVTTDRSLARAIVEEIERQVPNRDRAEIIRDALANDSSGVFLADSMDEATAFAEEYAVEHLVVMTDDDEATLERIDSAGSVFVGEYSPVAAGDYASGTNHVLPTSTSATTSGGLSVDSFVRSRTVQHLDRESLDSIADTIVTLAELEGLEAHAESVRTRFE; translated from the coding sequence ATGGAGGTACGATCAGTCGGAACCCTCGATCCGTCGGAGCGACAGTCGGTCCTCAACAGAGACACCGGGATCGACGAGATCCGCCCCGACGTGCGCGAGATCGTCGAGACGGTACGAACGGACGGGGACGACGCGCTCCGGGAGTTCAGCCGCCGGTTCGACGGCGTCGAGGTGGAGTCGCTCGACATCACGGCGGCGGCCGAGCGGGCCGCCGACAGCATCGACGCGGCGGTACGCGAGGCCATCGAAGCGGCCATCGACAACGTCCGAACGTTTCACGAGCGGCAGGTCCGAACCGACTGGACCGACTCGTTCGGCGGCGTGACGCTCGGCCGTCAGTTCCGCCCGATCGAGCGGGTCGGCGCATACGTCCCCGGCGGGAGCGCCGCGTATCCGTCGACGGCAGTGATGACCGTCGTTCCGGCGAAGGTCGCCGGCGTCGAGGAGGTTGCCGTCGTGACCCCGCCGGCGGACGAGCTGAACCCCGTGACGCTCGCGGCCCTCGGGCTCACGGGTGCCGACGAGGTCTACAGCGTCGGGGGCGCCCAGGCCATCGCCGGCCTCGCGTACGGAACGGAGACCGTCCCCGCGGTGGAGAAGATCGTCGGGCCCGGGAACCGATGGGTCGCGGCGGCCAAAGCCGAAGTGCGTGGCGACGTCGCCATCGACATGATCGCCGGTCCGACCGAGGTTCTGGTCGTCGCGGACGAGACGGCGAACCCCCGGTTCGTGGCCGCCGAACTCGTCGGCCAGGCCGAGCACGACCCACACTCCTCGGCCGTTGCGGTCACGACCGACCGTTCGCTCGCCCGGGCGATCGTCGAGGAGATCGAGCGACAGGTCCCGAACCGGGACCGCGCCGAGATCATCCGCGACGCGCTGGCCAACGACAGCAGCGGGGTCTTTCTCGCGGACTCGATGGACGAGGCGACCGCGTTCGCGGAGGAGTACGCCGTCGAACACCTCGTCGTGATGACCGACGACGACGAGGCGACGCTCGAACGGATCGACAGCGCCGGGAGCGTCTTCGTCGGGGAGTACAGCCCCGTCGCGGCCGGCGATTACGCCAGCGGCACGAACCACGTCCTCCCGACGTCCACGTCCGCGACCACCTCCGGCGGTCTCTCGGTGGATAGTTTCGTCCGCTCACGGACGGTCCAACACCTCGATCGGGAGTCGCTCGACTCGATCGCCGACACGATCGTCACACTGGCGGAACTGGAGGGGCTGGAGGCACACGCCGAGAGCGTCCGAACCCGGTTCGAGTAA
- a CDS encoding ABC transporter permease gives MSVPLDPVAHLLPVVVDLPFREGYVSSIIYVSLYVSVIAVTLSTLFSIPVAIVMGFTDFPGKQFVKSVINTGMGFPSVVVGLLVLFTVSNQGPLGPLELIFTKEAMIMSQFVLATPPITAISLAAITGVSENVRDAAHVLGGTRLDVALVVLKEARYGIATAILAGFGRAISEVGSVLIVGGNITSADGISKTRTLTTAIQLEARQGQYETALVLGAVLVALVLTINAIVVRVGDSGAMNR, from the coding sequence GTGAGCGTGCCGCTCGATCCGGTCGCCCACCTGCTCCCGGTCGTCGTCGACCTCCCGTTCAGGGAGGGGTACGTCTCGAGTATCATCTACGTCTCGCTGTACGTGAGCGTCATCGCCGTGACGCTGAGCACGCTGTTCAGCATCCCGGTCGCCATCGTGATGGGCTTCACCGACTTTCCCGGCAAGCAGTTCGTGAAGTCCGTCATCAACACGGGGATGGGCTTTCCCAGCGTAGTCGTCGGTCTGCTCGTCCTCTTCACCGTCTCCAACCAGGGACCGCTGGGGCCACTGGAGCTCATCTTCACCAAGGAGGCGATGATCATGTCGCAGTTCGTGCTCGCGACGCCGCCCATCACGGCGATCAGCCTCGCGGCGATCACCGGCGTGAGCGAGAACGTCCGGGACGCCGCGCACGTCCTCGGCGGCACACGCCTCGACGTGGCGCTGGTCGTCCTCAAGGAGGCACGCTACGGCATCGCGACCGCGATTCTGGCGGGGTTCGGCCGCGCCATCAGCGAGGTCGGCTCGGTCCTCATCGTCGGCGGGAACATCACGAGCGCGGACGGCATCTCGAAGACGCGGACGCTGACGACCGCCATCCAGCTCGAGGCTCGCCAGGGACAGTACGAGACCGCATTGGTGCTGGGCGCGGTGTTGGTCGCGCTCGTCCTGACGATCAACGCCATCGTCGTCCGAGTCGGTGATTCGGGGGCGATGAACCGATGA
- a CDS encoding phosphate ABC transporter ATP-binding protein, translating into MIRLSNVSHAFGDESVLAEVSLSVEPGEVVGIIGPSGVGKTTLLRILALFLRPTEGTTELDGQAAWAVDEGERLALRRRIGMVFQEASLFDATVARNVEYGLRVRQSWGERLNDHLWSVLGSNGTADAASEALDVVGLSHKLDQEVHSLSGGEAQRVSFARALAYDPTYLLLDEPTSDLDPRNTGLIEEAVLEARDRGIGVVVATHDMHQAERIADRVGVLLGDGLTEIGPTETIFEQPTDERTRKFISGELVY; encoded by the coding sequence ATGATCCGGCTCTCGAACGTCTCGCACGCCTTCGGCGACGAATCCGTCCTCGCCGAGGTTTCGCTCTCGGTCGAGCCCGGCGAAGTGGTCGGGATCATCGGCCCCTCCGGGGTCGGGAAGACGACCTTGCTTCGAATCCTCGCGCTGTTCCTCCGGCCGACCGAGGGAACGACCGAACTGGACGGGCAGGCGGCGTGGGCCGTCGACGAGGGCGAGCGGCTAGCGCTCCGCCGTCGGATCGGCATGGTGTTTCAGGAAGCGAGCCTGTTCGACGCGACGGTCGCTCGGAACGTCGAGTACGGCCTCCGGGTGCGTCAGTCTTGGGGGGAACGGCTCAACGACCACCTGTGGTCCGTCCTCGGGTCGAACGGGACGGCGGACGCGGCTTCGGAGGCGCTCGACGTCGTCGGGCTCAGCCACAAGCTCGACCAGGAAGTGCACTCGCTTTCGGGTGGGGAGGCCCAGCGGGTCTCGTTCGCGCGGGCGCTCGCGTACGATCCGACCTACCTCCTGCTCGACGAACCTACCTCGGATCTCGACCCGCGGAACACGGGACTGATCGAGGAGGCGGTGCTCGAAGCCCGCGACCGCGGCATCGGCGTCGTCGTCGCGACCCACGACATGCACCAGGCCGAACGCATCGCCGATCGGGTCGGCGTCCTCCTCGGCGACGGACTCACCGAGATCGGGCCCACGGAGACGATCTTCGAGCAGCCGACGGACGAACGGACGCGAAAGTTCATCTCCGGGGAACTGGTGTACTGA
- a CDS encoding substrate-binding domain-containing protein produces the protein MTIQRRRLLKAIGVGAVASTAGCTQSGGSGTQESTQAGVSGETLTLTTTTSTYDTGLLDEIHTDFEEMYGVTVDAVAQGTGAALESARNGDSDVVMVHARGLEDEFMRNGYGINRRDLMFNDFVIVGPESDPAGIQGMGSATEALTAIADAEATFVSRGDNSGTHTKELNLWEAAGTEPGGSWYQETGTGMGEALNVANQQGAYTLSDRGTYISQRSEIDLVILVQGPIEDGPEILANPYGIMAVNPGVHDNANYDLAMAYIGWITSPGAQDAISSYQVNGEQLFFPEAISENPDFQQYVPQGWSSNATDE, from the coding sequence ATGACGATACAACGACGGCGTTTGCTCAAGGCGATCGGGGTCGGAGCGGTCGCGAGCACGGCTGGCTGTACACAGAGCGGCGGCTCGGGCACACAGGAATCGACGCAGGCCGGCGTCAGCGGCGAGACGCTGACGCTCACGACGACGACGAGCACGTACGACACGGGACTGCTCGACGAGATCCACACGGACTTTGAGGAGATGTACGGCGTGACCGTCGACGCGGTCGCCCAGGGGACGGGTGCAGCCCTGGAGTCGGCCCGCAACGGGGACTCGGACGTGGTGATGGTCCACGCCCGGGGACTCGAAGACGAGTTCATGCGCAACGGCTACGGCATCAATCGCCGCGATCTCATGTTCAACGACTTCGTCATCGTCGGGCCGGAGAGCGACCCGGCGGGGATCCAGGGGATGGGTTCGGCGACCGAGGCGCTCACCGCGATCGCCGACGCGGAGGCGACGTTCGTCTCCCGCGGGGACAACTCCGGGACCCACACCAAGGAACTCAACCTCTGGGAGGCCGCCGGCACCGAGCCCGGCGGCAGCTGGTATCAGGAGACCGGGACCGGGATGGGCGAGGCGTTGAACGTCGCCAACCAGCAGGGCGCGTACACGCTCTCGGACCGCGGGACGTACATCTCTCAGCGCTCGGAGATCGACCTCGTCATCCTCGTTCAGGGCCCGATCGAGGACGGCCCGGAGATCCTCGCGAACCCCTACGGGATCATGGCGGTCAACCCCGGCGTCCACGACAACGCCAACTACGACCTCGCGATGGCCTACATCGGGTGGATCACCAGTCCTGGGGCTCAGGACGCCATCTCGAGCTACCAGGTCAACGGGGAACAGCTGTTCTTCCCCGAGGCCATCTCCGAGAACCCGGACTTCCAGCAGTACGTTCCGCAAGGGTGGAGTAGCAACGCGACCGACGAGTGA
- a CDS encoding orc1/cdc6 family replication initiation protein produces the protein MVEEPSRLSDFNDRFEEPSEDPLFNFDEDDPDRVDVFARKELLKVGHVPESARIVGRDGEIEAVAAELRPMVRGDPPNNVMIYGKTGTGKSLVARHVTDRARRAAESNAVSVGTVYVDCAQHNTQTRVARTVTRSLNDPDRTHLDIPRAGIGSGEYYDYLWEILDTAYDAVIIILDEVDRLDDDDILMQLSRARESGKADCHLGVIAVSNKIEFRDRLNERVKSSLREEEFVFQPYDANQLREIMEHRRDAFYDGVLSDDVIPLTAAVAAQEHGDARKAIEILRHAGELAERENVHTITEDHVRDAQEWAEIDRFEELLRGSTTQVKFILYSLALLTEESDDTDAFSTSRIYERYGETAEQIDATVLSEHRVYELLKEQAFLGVVESTRTGGGRGQGSYLEHRLVQDTGIVLKSVLRDSQLESLA, from the coding sequence ATGGTCGAAGAACCGTCACGGCTTTCGGACTTCAACGACCGGTTCGAGGAGCCGTCCGAAGACCCTCTGTTCAACTTCGACGAGGACGACCCGGACCGCGTCGACGTCTTCGCCCGGAAAGAGCTCCTGAAAGTCGGGCACGTCCCCGAGAGCGCGCGCATCGTCGGTCGCGACGGCGAGATCGAGGCCGTCGCTGCGGAGCTCCGTCCGATGGTTCGCGGCGACCCGCCGAACAACGTGATGATCTACGGGAAGACGGGGACGGGGAAGTCGCTCGTCGCGCGTCACGTCACCGACCGTGCGCGACGCGCGGCGGAGTCCAACGCCGTCTCGGTGGGGACCGTCTACGTCGACTGCGCCCAACACAACACGCAAACGCGCGTCGCCAGAACCGTCACGCGCTCGCTCAACGACCCCGACCGCACCCACCTCGACATCCCGCGGGCGGGCATCGGTAGTGGCGAGTACTACGACTACCTCTGGGAGATCCTCGACACCGCCTACGACGCGGTCATCATCATCCTCGACGAGGTCGACCGCCTCGACGACGACGACATCCTGATGCAATTGTCACGCGCGCGCGAATCCGGCAAAGCCGACTGTCACCTGGGCGTCATCGCGGTGAGCAACAAGATCGAGTTCCGCGACCGGCTGAACGAGCGCGTCAAGTCCAGCCTCCGCGAGGAGGAGTTCGTCTTCCAGCCGTACGACGCGAACCAGCTCCGAGAGATCATGGAGCATCGGCGTGACGCGTTCTACGACGGCGTGCTCTCCGACGACGTCATCCCACTGACCGCGGCGGTCGCCGCCCAGGAACACGGCGACGCCCGGAAGGCGATCGAGATCCTCCGTCACGCGGGCGAACTCGCCGAACGCGAGAACGTCCACACGATCACGGAGGACCACGTTCGCGACGCACAGGAGTGGGCCGAGATCGACCGGTTCGAGGAACTCCTCCGGGGGTCGACGACGCAGGTGAAGTTCATCCTCTACTCGCTCGCGCTCCTGACCGAGGAGAGCGACGACACCGACGCCTTCTCGACGAGTCGGATCTACGAGCGCTACGGGGAGACGGCGGAGCAGATCGACGCCACGGTGCTGAGCGAACACCGGGTGTACGAACTCCTGAAGGAGCAGGCGTTCCTCGGCGTCGTCGAGTCGACGCGCACTGGGGGCGGGCGGGGTCAGGGGAGCTACCTCGAACATCGACTCGTCCAGGACACTGGTATCGTGCTGAAGTCGGTGCTCCGCGACAGCCAACTCGAAAGCCTCGCCTGA
- a CDS encoding GIDE domain-containing protein, protein MDDSGRQTVPFRLVDDDGSVNVDPTEADLHLSSAHYDTFVNAGRAPGEQALRFTEQVQENERRCHEAGTKRIHNTPINEATVHGTGGIHYESRVLQPGDTGYVLGPARSDGDGTYTIGTDNDAEFIISDMSKDALSESLGSSQWLFAGVALLFYGLAAYLIFLARSIQLYRCQTGSPVVSGVVNDPRLNSLASALVFCEIES, encoded by the coding sequence GTGGACGACAGTGGGCGACAGACGGTTCCGTTTCGACTCGTCGACGACGACGGTTCGGTCAACGTCGACCCCACGGAGGCCGATCTCCACCTCTCGTCGGCCCACTACGACACGTTCGTGAACGCCGGGAGGGCCCCCGGGGAGCAGGCCCTGAGGTTCACCGAGCAGGTACAGGAGAACGAGCGCCGGTGTCACGAGGCGGGGACCAAGCGGATTCACAACACGCCCATCAACGAGGCGACGGTCCACGGCACCGGCGGGATACACTACGAGAGCAGGGTGCTACAGCCCGGCGACACGGGGTACGTCCTCGGCCCAGCTCGGTCGGACGGCGACGGAACGTACACCATCGGCACCGACAACGACGCCGAGTTCATCATCTCTGATATGAGTAAAGACGCACTGAGTGAGAGCCTCGGGTCGAGCCAGTGGCTGTTTGCCGGTGTTGCCCTGCTGTTCTACGGGCTCGCGGCGTATCTCATCTTTTTGGCTAGGTCGATCCAACTTTATCGCTGCCAGACAGGTTCACCTGTCGTGTCTGGAGTAGTCAATGACCCACGACTGAACTCGTTGGCTTCCGCCTTGGTTTTCTGTGAGATCGAATCATAA